Proteins encoded together in one Myxocyprinus asiaticus isolate MX2 ecotype Aquarium Trade chromosome 9, UBuf_Myxa_2, whole genome shotgun sequence window:
- the faimb gene encoding fas apoptotic inhibitory molecule b — protein MSGDIVGSWEVSLSDGVYRIEFEHGTTTGKRVIYINGKEVLRRDWMFKLVGRETFPVGSTDTKATITIEAISGFSYEYTLEINGKSLQTFLDNRSKISKTWLLKLDGSDCRIVLEKDTMDVWCNGQKMETMGEFGDDGTETHFAVGNHECCIKATTTGRKRNGMVHSLLVDGIRIEEAIV, from the exons ATGTCAGGAGACATTGTGGGATCGTGGGAGGTGTCACTGAGTGATGGGGTTTACCGCATTGAGTTTGAACATGGAACAACAACAGGAAAACGTGTTATTTATATAAATGGGAAG GAGGTGTTAAGAAGGGATTGGATGTTCAAACTGGTGGGCAGAGAAACATTTCCTGTTGGGAGTACAGATACAAAAGCAACCATAACCATTGAAGCGATTAGTGGGTTTTCCTATGAGTATACACTGGAGATCAATGGAAAAAGTCTTCAGACATTTTTGGACAATCGATCAAAAATTTCCAAAACATGGTTGCTGAAACTGGATGGTTCTGATTGCAGGATAGTTCTGG AGAAAGACACTATGGATGTGTGGTGCAATGGACAGAAAATGGAGACTATG GGGGAGTTTGGAGATGATGGAACTGAGACCCACTTTGCAGTTGGGAACCATGAATGCTGCATAAAAGCAACAACCACTGGAAGGAAACGAAACGGAATGGTTCATTCCCTTCTGGTGGATGGGATCAGGATAGAAGAGGCCATTGTGTAA
- the slc19a2 gene encoding thiamine transporter 1 → MMPECCSYREGQAVFMSQPWLYPTVLLCIYGFFCSHRPLEPFLTPFLMGPDKNLTETEVVNEIYPFWTYSYLVLLFPVFLATDYLRYKPVLIVQAASLIVTYALLVKANTVPAMQLLEFFFGLATATEVAYYSYIYSVVEPSHYQRVTGLCRSVTLLGSAIGSFTGQILVSVAQLPLFYLSVITLVSSCLAFVATWFLPMPGKSLFFHNREANSQDEAALEPMNCSQLIEKSKDQGSKLQAHADERTTLKDRTSHSGFLEVLKMLWTDFLQCYSSSTLLAWSVWWALSTCGYFQVVNYAQVLWEKILPSNDFEIYNGYVETISTLLGAFAAFVVSFVNVPWEVWGELALCSFSVVIAVCVYLMDTIRNIWVCYTSYVLFRASYMLLITIATFQIAANLSMKRYALVFGVNTFIALLLQTLLTLIVVDSAGLGLDIFLQFLIYASYFAAVAGIFFIAGLRKLIKRRKSGEQADRGQNKSIKVSTEEDATVSKDVQDIPKA, encoded by the exons ATGATGCCAGAGTGCTGTTCGTATCGAGAAGGTCAAGCAGTTTTTATGTCTCAACCATGGCTTTATCCTACCGTTTTACTCTGCATTTATGGATTTTTCTGCAGTCACAGACCACTGGAACCTTTTCTAACCCCATTTTTGATGGGACCTGATAAAAACCTGACGGAGACAGAG GTCGTGAATGAGATCTACCCATTCTGGACATATTCCTACCTTGTACTGTTGTTTCCTGTTTTCCTGGCCACTGATTATCTCCGCTACAAGCCTGTGCTCATTGTACAGGCAGCCAGCTTAATAGTGACTTATGCCTTGCTTGTAAAGGCCAATACTGTGCCTGCCATGCAGTTGTTGGAGTTCTTTTTTGGCCTGGCCACGGCCACTGAAGTGGCCTACTATTCCTACATCTACAGTGTTGTGGAGCCTTCTCATTATCAGAGGGTGACTGGTTTGTGTCGAAGTGTTACATTATTGGGCTCTGCAATTGGCTCATTCACTGGACAGATTCTTGTGTCAGTAGCCCAGTTACCTCTGTTTTACCTGAGCGTCATCACACTGGTGTCCTCCTGCTTAGCTTTTGTTGCAACTTGGTTCCTACCCATGCCCGGCAAGAGCCTGTTCTTTCACAACAGAGAGGCCAACTCTCAGGATGAAGCAGCTCTGGAACCCATGAATTGTAGTCAGCTGATTGAGAAGTCCAAGGATCAAGGATCCAAATTGCAAGCTCATGCAGATGAAAGAACG ACTCTGAAGGACAGGACTAGCCATAGTGGATTTCTGGAAGTGTTAAAAATGCTCTGGACAGACTTCCTGCAATGTTACTCCTCCTCTACCCTCCTGGCCTGGTCAGTGTGGTGGGCTTTGTCCACCTGTGGCTACTTCCAGGTGGTTAATTACGCTCAGGTACTTTGGGAGAAAATCTTGCCCTCCAATGATTTTGAGATCTACAATGGTTACGTGGAGACCATTTCTACATTGCTTG GTGCCTTTGCAGCATTTGTGGTAAGCTTTGTGAATGTGCCCTGGGAGGTGTGGGGAGAACTAGCTCTCTGCAGTTTCTCTGTGGTAATCGCAGTGTGTGTATACCTAATGGACACCATCAGAAATATCTGGGTGTGCTACACCTCCTACGTGCTGTTCAGAGCATCCTACATGCTGCTTATCACCATAGCAAC GTTTCAGATTGCTGCTAATCTAAGCATGAAACGATATGCTTTGGTGTTCGGAGTGAACACTTTCATTGCACTTTTACTGCAGACTCTGCTTACTCTGATTGTTGTAGACTCTGCTGGGCTGGGCTTGGACATTTTCCTACAG TTTCTGATCTATGCTAGTTACTTTGCTGCAGTAGCAGGCATTTTCTTCATTGCGGGGCTGCGTAAACTGATCAAAAGGAGGAAATCTGGTGAACAGGCTGACCGTGGACAGAATAAATCCATAAAAGTCTCGACAGAGGAAGATGCTACAGTCTCTAAAGATGTCCAAGACATTCCAAAGGCTTGA
- the ccdc80l1 gene encoding coiled-coil domain-containing protein 80 has product MKHLQLQILLLVLTWNQASLKTSIGSHYTGTDEGNAQLQSNTFLKMYRNGRLARFDSAGNTHILEKTQNDQNMDSSQAPTKRVLKGQRPFPHRKPSLTDSVSAQAPNPVRQKPQSTALAVSNGTSSINILAGFAGKNRVLVISAPNDSDGYYRLMMNLLKPEVYCEMADRHMLQIVMFHEKVEIGGKVRRVSSQGSVVELPLDSALVPRLMSFLKLEEGKFGMVLLRKTLQVEERYPYPVQLEAIYEVIDRTPMRRLEKARQKGFVQKCKTAGIEGQVVPSFGSNAVGLQPQVDIARNIGRQNGVRPVPQPTQTAQEQISTAIRPTTITTTKKRTTTKPPTSASITSTTTTSPSTTTAITTIVPTTVEQIDPQTIRVYQPSSQNQQRNPLNTATHPSVTSDVYIQHKEKYINHTEMISATSPTQKYREKPKDKPSVVKNGLSKKLSQHIREYDMQRPMANKSEKDLMTPQKRKTKVDDADRRKKTDRLEKTPSGKKGPKVTKETNFSLQNKNTGRKPNVYEESAVVGQSINPKKLLETFLSYFERRRRLIVITAPDEQNHMYSEQRDEYLEQVCDIALRKISIITIFGPLTNSSMKIDHYQTEQDKPLRGVPDIDLINHDLITAFRKELGMIYNEFYMVLTDFDMKVKQRYEVPIIMKAVFDYIDTLSTRIKEVEQQRKLGVMCKKEDKSRSLENFLSRFRWRRRLFVISTPSNEEWAYQQQLYTINSQACNLGLRHISVLKLTGKTLDDISGVLELYPINGSASVDREDLSASLVQNIRNYFQISPEYFSMLLVGKDGNVKSWYSSPMWSMSIIYELMDSMQLRRQEIAIQLSLGMRCPDDDYSRHDGYHESYHRGYGY; this is encoded by the exons ATGAAACATCTACAGTTACAGATACTTTTGTTGGTTCTGACATGGAATCAAGCATCATTGAAGACTTCCATTGGCTCTCACTACACAGGAACAGATGAAGGAAATGCACAATTACAGTCAAACACTTTTCTCAAAATGTACAGAAATGGCAGATTAGCAAGGTTTGACAGCGCAGGGAACACACATATACTCGAGAAGACTCAGAATGATCAGAACATGGACTCCTCACAAGCCCCAACGAAGAGAGTACTGAAAGGGCAAAGACCGTTCCCACACAGGAAGCCTAGTCTAACTGACAGCGTCTCTGCTCAAGCGCCTAATCCAGTTCGACAGAAACCTCAATCTACAGCATTGGCTGTCTCCAATGGCACCAGCTCCATCAACATTCTTGCTGGTTTTGCTGGTAAAAATCGTGTGCTGGTAATTTCAGCCCCAAATGACTCTGATGGCTATTACAGGTTAATGATGAACTTGCTTAAGCCGGAGGTGTACTGTGAGATGGCGGACAGACACATGCTGCAGATTGTAATGTTCCATGAAAAGGTGGAGATTGGAGGAAAGGTGAGACGTGTTAGCAGTCAGGGCTCTGTGGTGGAGTTGCCGCTGGATTCAGCCTTGGTGCCCAGACTGATGAGCTTCCTGAAGCTGGAGGAGGGCAAGTTTGGGATGGTGCTGCTACGGAAGACCCTGCAGGTAGAGGAAAGATACCCGTACCCTGTGCAGCTGGAGGCGATTTATGAAGTGATAGACCGTACACCTATGCGTAGGCTGGAGAAGGCAAGGCAAAAGGGCTTCGTGCAGAAGTGCAAGACTGCTGGAATTGAGGGCCAGGTGGTGCCTTCTTTTGGCTCTAATGCAGTTGGTTTGCAGCCCCAGGTTGACATTGCACGAAATATAGGGAGACAAAATGGGGTGAGACCAGTCCCTCAGCCCACCCAGACAGCTCAGGAACAAATATCAACTGCCATCAGACCCACTACAATAACTACAACAAAAAAACGTACAACCACAAAACCTCCTACTTCAGCTTCCATAACATCCACAACTACCACCTCTCCCTCAACCACAACTGCCATTACCACAATTGTACCCACCACAGTGGAGCAAATTGATCCACAGACAATA CGGGTCTACCAGCCCTCATCACAAAACCAACAAAGGAATCCCTTAAACACAGCAACTCATCCCTCTGTTACCTCAGACGTTTACATTCAacacaaagaaaaatacattaaCCACACAGAAATGATTTCTGCAACCTCACCAACACAAAAATACAGAGAGAAGCCCAAGGACAAACCGTCTGTGGTAAAAAATGGATTGAGTAAAAAGCTTAGTCAGCACATAAGAGAATATGACATGCAGAGACCAATGGCTAATAAATCAGAGAAAGACCTTATGACACCCCAAAAGAGGAAGACCAAAGTTGATGATGCTGACAGGAGGAAGAAGACAGATAGGCTTGAAAAGACCCCTTCAGGGAAAAAAGGCCCAAAAGTTACTAAGGAGACAAATTTCAGtcttcaaaataaaaacactggACGAAAGCCAAATGTTTATGAAGAAAGTGCTGTTGTGGGCCAGTCAATCAATCCAAAGAAATTGCTAGAAACCTTTTTGAGTTATTTTGAGAGAAGGCGACGGCTCATA GTAATTACTGCTCCAGATGAGCAGAATCATATGTACAGTGAACAGAGGGATGAGTACCTGGAGCAAGTTTGTGACATAGCCCTGCGCAAAATTTCCATCATCACCATTTTTGGGCCTCTCACAAACAGTTCCATGAAGATTGATCACTACCAGACAG AACAGGACAAACCTTTACGTGGTGTGCCAGACATTGATCTTATCAACCATGATCTCATCACAGCGTTTCGGAAGGAGCTTGGGATGATATACAATGAGTTCTACATGGTGCTGACAGACTTTGACATGAAAGTCAAG CAACGATATGAAGTCCCAATCATCATGAAAGCAGTGTTTGACTACATTGACACGCTGTCAACTCGCATTAAAGAGGTGGAGCAGCAGAGGAAACTTGGGGTTATGTGCAAGAAAGAAGACAAATCAAGATCTCTAGAGAACTTCCTCTCTAG ATTCCGTTGGAGACGGAGACTGTTTGTAATATCCACCCCTAGTAATGAAGAATGGGCCTATCAACAACAACTCTACACCATTAATAGCCAAGCCTGCAACCTGG GACTGCGCCACATATCTGTACTGAAGCTTACTGGGAAAACCCTGGATGACATAAGTGGAGTCCTGGAGCTCTATCCCATAAATG GAAGTGCATCAGTGGACCGTGAGGACCTGTCTGCTTCCCTGGTGCAGAACATCAGAAACTACTTTCAGATTAGCCCAGAGTATTTCTCCATGCTGCTTGTTGGGAAAGATGGCAACGTGAAATCCTGGTACTCCTCCCCTATGTGGTCCATGTCAATCATTTACGAGCTGATGGACTCCATGCAGCTCCGCAGGCAGGAGATTGCCATCCAGCTGTCTCTTGGCATGCGTTGCCCAGACGATGACTATAGTCGCCATGATGGTTACCATGAGAGCTATCATCGTGGTTACGGTTACTAA